One Littorina saxatilis isolate snail1 linkage group LG14, US_GU_Lsax_2.0, whole genome shotgun sequence genomic region harbors:
- the LOC138946656 gene encoding uncharacterized protein yields MEDTHQQDSSSKQKASFTLQGSENLLQTFCGWATDRHPFPTELLGFPDLKKKVARVLMHDSAPLSNRARREVPEPAPEPGGTPEPMETADPVIEVQATQGGSLSINGLLLAIFVLMTVATQLFRQVCRLTQDILALHVQCSQLRKELEALRQTTQERASAASPLPPKPERSNSKKCRVLVKGKHAKSQPNIFRDLLTAKNVKYYTGVRSIALVQLIHDFVKDFVVRRHQGQASVKRKRVFRKTPSKFGPKRFLRSIDELVLVLMRLRLGLDLQDLADRFAISVSLASKVFTSWMKALSATLCHMVQIPDVETVLATKPVRYRGRDLTNLVAIIDCTEIFIETLQDLATQAATWSDYKHHNTLKILVAVCPNSYICYVSAVYEGRISDIWT; encoded by the exons ATGGAAGATACTCATCAACAGGATTCATCCAGCAAGCAAAAGGCTTCTTTCACCCTCCAAGGAtcagaaaatctgctccaaacATTTTGTGGATGGGCGACCGACAGGCACCCCTTCCCAACAGAACTTCTTGGATTTCCggacttaaaaaaaaag GTTGCCAGAGTGCTGATGCACGACTCCGCGCCTTTGTCAAATCGGGCCAGACGGGAAGTGCCGGAACCAGCCCCAGAACCAGGCGGTACACCGGAGCCCATGGAGACAGCAGACCCAGTCATCGAGGTCCAGGCAACACAAGGAGGGTCCCTCAGCATCAACGGTTTGCTGCTGGCCATCTTTGTCCTGATGACGGTGGCAACCCAGCTCTTTCGACAAGTCTGCAGACTGACACAAGACATCCTTGCGCTTCACGTGCAGTGCTCACAGCTGAGAAAGGAGCTTGAAGCCCTGCGCCAGACTACCCAAGAAAGAGCAAGTGCAGCTTCACCCCTTCCACCCAAGCCTGAAAGAAGCAACTCCAAAAAGTGTCGAGTGCTAGTGAAAGGTAAACATGCAAAAAGCCAGCCCAATATTTTCCGTGATTTGCTGACAGCAAAGAATGTCAAGTACTATACTGGTGTCCGGAGCATAGCTCTTGTACAGTTGATTCACGACTTTGTGAAAGACTTCGTTGTGAGACGGCATCAGGGCCAGGCAAGTGTTAAAAGAAAGCGAGTGTTCCGTAAAACTCCATCAAAGTTTGGCCCCAAACGCTTTCTCCGTAGCATCGACGAGCTTGTCTTAGTGCTGATGAGACTCAGACTAGGCCTTGACCTCCAAGACCTGGCGGACAGATTTGCCATTTCGGTAAGCCTGGCATCAAAAGTGTTTACAAGCTGGATGAAGGCGCTGTCTGCAACTCTCTGCCATATGGTGCAGATACCTGATGTGGAGACTGTTCTCGCAACCAAGCCAGTGCGCTACAGGGGAAGAGACCTGACGAACCTTGTTGCAATCATTGATTGCACTGAAATTTTCATCGAAACACTTCAAGATTTGGCAACCCAGGCTGCAACCTGGAGCGATTACAAACATCACAACACTTTGAAAATCCTTGTGGCTGTATGCCCCAACAGTTACATTTGTTATGTTTCGGCGGTGTATGAGGGGCGAATATCAGACATATGGACATGA
- the LOC138946740 gene encoding serine beta-lactamase-like protein LACTB, mitochondrial, with protein MENGDLDLDKPVQAYVPQFPEKTVNGEKVTVTTRQLVSHLSGVRHYSKDYFKTKDAAKDNASSATTTAPSAPAAEKKNPSKTLAVTGEFLLEEYYIKDKLDSTESALALFKDDPLVHKPGTVCLVFELEVLVSLKKKLVVF; from the exons ATGGAGAatggtgaccttgaccttgacaagCCTGTGCAAGCCTATGTGCCTCAGTTCCCTGAGAAGACAGTAAATGGGGAAAAG GTAACAGTTACCACAAGGCAACTGGTGTCACACCTGTCAGGCGTTCGTCACTACAGCAAAGATTACTTCAAAACAAAGGACGCTGCCAAAGATAACGCATCATCTGCCACCACTACAGCCCCCTCAGCTCCAGCAGCGGAGAAGAAGAATCCCTCCAAAACGCTGGCAGTAACGGGAGAGTTTTTGCTGGAGGAGTACTACATCAAAGACAAACTGGACTCCACTGAGTCGGCCCTCGCTCTGTTTAAAGATGACCCTCTTGTGCATAAGCCAGGTACGGTCTGCCTTGTGTTTGAGCTTGAAGTGTTGGTTTCTCTGAAGAAGAAACTTGTTGTTTTttag